caaatgatgcCTTTTTGATATGAGGCCGAGGTGCATGAAGAATGAATTAAAAGATGGAAAGCATTTTGCAAGCGGGTTGGGGCTATATGCCTTTGTGCCAATTGGTGTCCGATTTGGTCTCCACAAAACCCATTCTTGGTCTCCATACGACGATTCAACTACTTGTCAAGGAGATATGCTGACAAGTAGTCTACTTAATCGATCATAACAAAATTGATATAATgactaaaaaaaagaagaaaaaaaaaaaagcagcaaGGAGTCTGTCTACTCACGCGAGTAAATCTCAATCGTCGGAGGGCATGGCATGCATAGAGACTTATGTACACATCAGTTTATTATATGTGTACTCCTTACATGTTTTGGGGTCAGCATCGGACAAGGAACTCTCTTGGGACTTGAAAACCAATGTAGCGAGTGTTGACACCTGAAAGCCAATGAGATTGATGATCCATCGTAAAAAGGTGATAGAAGTAATGACATCACATTGGCAACGCTGTTCACATCGATGGAAGTATGACTTGATGCTTCATTGTCAAGAGTGTACTCGACATCAATTTTCTTGAGCTGGTGTGCcagtgcagcagcagcagcagcatgtgGCTTGTTTGGTCAGAAACAGGGTGCTCATGTGCTCACATCTAATCCTATGTTCTGAGATAGAGTTTGATGTGTATCCACCACCTCTTGATGCCAAAATTCTTCGTGCATCAAATCCTCAGTTACATCTCAATGACACAAAGGAGGATAAAAAAGATTACAAACACTCTTTCTTTCTTTGCTTGAATAAtttcaatttatcatattatctATAATGGTGTCTGCTTCCAATAAATTAAAGAGTTGAATCGAATCGCTTGAGATCGATTCTAGTTTGCTTTGGAACTGATAAATTGTCGAGTCCATTTAGTTCCGATTCGAATTGAATCATAATTAGTAGATCTATTtatacttatttttttaaaaataatataatatatttttatttaaaaaaaaaataaaaaataaataaatataatgatggagagttggtcaaataGCTTCCTTAGGCGGACGGCCTCAGAAAGAGATAGGTCAAAGAGACGGATGCTTGCCTTCCTCATCTAAGCCTCGGAGAGCTGTTCCCCCACAAACCAAAGGCAGCTCATGGATTTCACAAAGCCCTTCCGGTGAAAACTCCACAATCATCCACATGTTGGTTGTCTTCAGCATAAAGTTTGGCCCTTTTCATCCACCGATCGTAATGCCTCTATCGTCATGATCATCATCGTCGCCCAGCTACCAGTCACAAAGAGAAGGCATGCCAAGCTTCCCTCAGCCACCTCTCTTTCTTAGCTTGTTTTCCCGAATCCAGACCATGGGATACTGATGTGTTTCCTTTTGCAGATGGAGAGAAATGTTTCCGACTACGTGATTGGTAGGAGTAGAATATAAACAGTACGtaggaagaaagaaaaataataataataataataaagcattTTTATTTATCAACGTATAAGTCCGATTAGTGATCAATACATGAATTCAAATATAAGATAGTgatgaaaatgataaatttatcaagcgaatttcatgaaaaaaatattttttaaacgttttttttaatgataacctcattttttttatatctcaaaTGCTCGTGGTTGGTTGTCATCGATATCTTTTTCTCCTTTCATCACGATGATGATACGATCAAAGTGACAGGGCAAAAACGACAGGGCAACAGAGAAAAGTGATACGAGGAAGATGACATAtgataaagcgaaagtgatatgattgaaatagagaaaagaaaacaaaaaggaaagagACGATCACGTTAGAGCAGAACCAACTTGGCATCGTGAAAGTGAGACAGCTCAAAAACATTCGATAATACTCACtcggaaaaaaaaaaggtgacgaCAACCagtaatatttaaatatattaaagatAAACGAAGACACCAAATGAGAATATTAGAAAAAATAAGAATATCAttcgagaaaaaaaaagaagagcttTTTCCTAAAATCACTCAAACTTACtcataatatttatataactTATGACATCATCATCAACCATTTATATACATATTATGTTATGCAACAACTAAATTGTCACTGACTTTGTATTgcaaaaaataattttgtataaaaataaaaaaaagaataggtGGATCCAAAtgtaaaataataatgaaaagtaTGCTCATGGACTTTATAGAAAGTAAAGAAATATGTACGATGAAAAGAAAAGAGATATAAAAGAACTTTTTTTTTAGAAACAAGGATCCAAATGTAAAATAGTTACATATGGACTTATCCAAATTCCTGTAAGTATATCAAAACCGTAGTGAGATGACCGGCTTTTCCCAAAAAAAATTAAACCAAGTGTTTATTCTGCGGGTGCGTGCGTGCAATGTAAGTGGACTTCATCCACGTGGGACTGATCGTGGCCGTTGGTTTAGACCAGATTTTGTTTCAACGAAAACATTAAAATAGATAATAAAAATGGAGCGCCGGTGACCAACCACATCAACCATGCTAACTAGCCCGGTTGTACCAGCCATCAACTCCTGGAACTTTAGGTGCGTCACCTGTCGCTGTCAGCAACAGAGAGATGACCGCGCGAGTGACGTGGCAAAAGGTTTGCACGCCCAACACCCGTCTCGCCCGCCTGCCTGCCGAGCGGTTGCGTGTGGTCCGGGCGAGAGGCACACACGTGGCCGGGCCCCACCTCCGGCCCCGCCGTGCCACTCGTTCGTTCCGTGCCACGCACGCAACGCGCATCCGTCCCACTTGGTCCGCCTAGCGTTACGAAACCTAACACGAGATCCAGGTGCGATAAATACTTTCTTCTGATGGCGTCGTGGACCACCCTCCTCCATACCTTTCTTATCATTGGAGGAACAACTGGCGAATAGCGCCGTTACAGCCGATAACAGGTAAGGCAGGTGAGACAAATAAACCAAGAATCGAGTCGGAAAATAAAAAGAAGCTGCCTATCGACTGCATGCCATCTCTAATCATGATCAATCATCACGATCATCATTCATGCACCCATCCACCGTGTCCACATGAGAGAGAGACCCGTTTAAAAGACCCAACACATCAAGAGAATCCAAGAAGGAGAGCGAAACCACATGGGAAGCTCAGATTCGCCTCTTTCGATCTCCTCGAGCCCTAACCCTAGGGAGATGAGGGAGGAAGAgtcggaggaggacgaggaggaggaggaggagatccaATGGAGGGGATGGAGGGACGAAGAGCCGTGGCCGCGGAAGAGCGGTGAGGTGATGCTGGAGGGGTACGTGGACGCCAAGGGCGGCGGGGAGCAGGCGACGAATGGCGTCGCGAGGACGAAGAGCCTGACGGACGACGATCTGGAGGAGCTCAAGGGGTGCCTCGACCTTGGGTTCGGGTTCAGCTACGAGGAGATCCCCGATCTGTGCAACACTCTTCCAGCGCTGGAGCTCTGCTACTCGATGAGCCAGAGGTTCTTGGACGAGAAGCAGCAGCAGAACCGGTCCATCGACCGCTCATCCTCTAGCGAGTCCCTAGATCTGTCCGCGTTGCCGCCGTCTCCTCCCATCGCCAACTGGAAGTTCTCCAGCCCAGGTAAACGTGTTTGCCTTGTACCCTCTCTTTTCTACTCTTGCGAAGGACTAGTTTCGTTAGTTGCAGGAGTGAGCCAAAGATTCGATTTTTGTTTCTCGACTTACGATTCGGGACGTCCTTGCTTTGATTTGatctttcaagaaaaaaaaatttatccgaACGGATTATTCCTCATATTACTTCATAAATCTTTGGAAGGTCAAATAGCAAGAAAAAACCAATTTTTATCCCCCAGTACGTTTCCGTGAATAAATGGAGGaggttaatttttttattttttatttctttttacagCATTATCAAAAGCTTTCCTTGAATTTGTATAATATCTGCTCTTTTTTAGGTTCAAAAGGTTGCTTGGTGAATTTGATTTAGTTGCTAATGCACGAAATTTAATTTAGTTTTCACTTCTGATGCTGCCAGGAGATGATCCTGATGAAGTTAAAGCAAGACTGAGGTATTGGGCCCAAGCAGTGGCTTTTACTCTCAGATTATGCAAGAAATAGAGACTGCATTTTTATGAGTTCTTTTGATGACTGGAAGAATTAATTGGTCGGATTTTAATGCCGAGCCCATGTTTGGTAGAGTGACTATGCCTGATGCTTTCCTGCTCAATGTCATCAGATGCATCTGTGACTTTGTGGGAGGGTAGAGTTTCTTGTTGGAGTCACATACCAGTAATGGGACTGGAggcatcaaagaagaagagaggtgtAGGAGAAAAACATTGATGTTCTGAGGTGTGATAGCAGATTGATAACATGGTAAAGAATTATGTTTCTAGTATTCCATGTATGATAGtgtatatgaataaattattCTTTGGCATGTTCATAGTCTTAGTATTGAATATTATTTAAACGTAAGGATTGGTTTGCATCTTGGAGCTCCTCTTCTTGGTTATAGTTGACAGACATGCAATGTAAATGCCTGTTCATTGTAACAAAGAATGATGTCTGTGACATCCTCCTGACAATAGTGCACCTCATGCTGCCGCAAGCATGACAAATTTTGCAGAGATTAACGATACAATGCCCAAACTCTACATATAAATTGCAGACTGAAACTACTAGTTTTATTGATCTTATTTGCTTGCACCAAATTCTTTCCTTGGACTTACAAATTGCAAATCGGCATTATTTGCTTGGACTTACATGTACCATACATACTATTCTTGTTCCTCGATTCTCTAGGTGTCATTCGCATTATGGCATGAAGTCTATTGTTGGTGTAGTAAGTTTCGCATATTTCTGTGGATGACTGGAATCTTGAGATTGGCATATACCTTTTCCCATATGATACTGGCATTTAAGTTTAACAGATGTATGCTCAGAGATTTAGAAGTTGATTAGTTAAGACGTTGATGAGTGTCCCAAATTGTTCTTGTTAGATTAGAAAGAAAATTATACAGCTTATCTTTTTATTGCTGAAATTCTTGGAGGTTTTGATGAATGTTAAATGAACCTTGCAATTCATGCTTTGAATACTTTTGAGAAGATGCTGTGTTTGGATGATTCATGGAACAGATTGGAAATGATAAAATATGATGTGGATACTGCAAGCAACAGTGCTAGTGATTAGTTTCTTCTCTGTGATCTAGTTGTGGAAAGTCTGAACTGTTGCAAGCAGGCAGCTAGCTGTTCAAGTAACTACTGGTCTCCTGAAAGAAACCATGTGCTTTGCTTGCCAAAGGACATTtaaaacatgttattttagggatCCCAGTCATCCATGCAGCTAAGCAACTTCTTCTTGTCAAAGGACAGTTTGGCACTCTGAATTGGGCAGTCAGCTGCAAAGTGAAGAAAGAAAGCGTATCTATCGAGTAGTGAAAAGTGTGTTATCAGACCCTCTTGTTCCATGTTCACATAATTTAGTCAATTAGCAAGTAGAATGGGTTGCACTGCTTTCAGTATTCATTTAGCTCGCACAGGACTTCATACTCTTTAGCAAGCAGGAGTGCAGGTACGGCTTGCAGATACTCTCAGCATCCTACAGGTTGGTGGATACTGAGTGATCTAGCTACTTCAAAAAGACGATACAGTGAAAAGAGAATGGAAACCTAAAAAAGatataaatgaaaagaaaaaggtggAATAGATGTTGATCATAAGTGGATATGGTGGGAAGTAATAAAGAAAAAAGGGGATGGCTAACTCTTTCATCAATTACAGGAAAGAAGCATGATCAACCAAAGTTTTACATGAATTTTTTATGGCCAACAACTATTAAACATATCTTttttaatatatacatgtatatatttatagtcATACATGAAATTTATACAGCTGACGATTGATCATCAAGAAGCATTAGCATGGTAAATAAACACCGTGAAATTATAAGCAGTATGATATGAGATACCTCATGCCTGAAACAATTTAATTCAGTATAAATTCAAGGAGGAACAAGTAACTAATCTAAAAGGAAAACAGGAGATTTCTCAGAGCAAGATCACTTGAATTGAGTTTTTGTTATGCTCCATCATGCAACACTTAAGAATACAATGCAAATTCCGGTGTATTATGAATCATCATGGATATGCAGCTATAGATATAAAAAAATGATCAGGACTCGGACACCGTAAGACCAAAAATATTATACGGATGTTTTAGCTACAAATACTGTTTATAGCAGAAATTATGTGTTAGCACAACTCTAATTCCATGATAGATTGGAATCTGTGGTGTATCATATCAGTCACTGCCTGAAGACAGGGATGGCTGGTCCAAGAAACAGATACAGTTGACTTGGGAGACGAAAAATTAGAACAACAATGACAGTGAAGATTCGATCAAGATGCTTATTCACTTCCATATCGCTTTGTCCAATTTATTAGGAGGTGTAGTGTGTGATAGAAAGCATTTCGAGTTTCTTTGCTATTTGCTATTTGAAGGTCAACATGCACCAGATTTTGATCAAATAAGACCATTTCAGGAGGAGATAGAGaatgagaagaagaaagaagaaaaaaaattgaggaaTATGTTTGTTTACTTGCTACTTGTCTACTTATATGTCACAGTGCAGAAATGAGAAATCATCAGATCATAAACGTTCAAATGGACATATGCCAGTTACACCTTACGAAAATAGTTTGGAAAATACAAGTTGAGCATTGCTGCACCTTATTAAAGATGGGGAACTGTTCATGCAACCTCCTAAATCATTTCATTCCTGGATGCAAGGAAATGCTAATATCTCGAAGAAACCTACAATGACAAaaaatcaaagttcatcattcagaaAGATCTCTGGATACCTATTCGAGTTCCTCTAATGGAGATGAGAAAGGGGATAAGCGGGGGACCTTTGTCCTCGAACAAAGCATTCGTGTCCTTGTAGTTGGAATGAGTCGAACCACTGCATCACCAGAAACCAACACCATTAAGAATTGCATTGGAGTATTCATCAAATATGAAACAGTAGATCTTGATCTGTTAATTCTGTAATCTTCATTAGCAATTGCACTACTTTTCGCAATAACATCCGGTAGGTAGGTAGCAGGAAACCAACAAAAGATCAAAATTGTATCAAATGCTTTTTTGTCTTCGAGCGTATTAAATATCAAGATTGAAATGCAAATTCATTGAAGAGACCAGAGCATTTGTATCGGAATAGATGTTTGATATACAAAAGTAAATTGAGACAGAAAACCTAAATCACACAAAAGCTGCATCTTGCAGTTTACTGCTGCTTGATGCACATCAAGTGCAGAATGGCATGATTCTTTTGCCAAGCATGAACAGGTTCAAGCAATCTTTCACAACATTGTTTTGGCCATGGAGTGAGGCAGGAACCATCACTTCGTTTGGTGACCACACTTTAACCGATACAGCAAAACATTGCATAAGCAATGTTTAATGTACTTGTGCTTAAAACAGAAACAATCTCTAATGTTTAATTTTTCATTGCATAAGCAATGAAAAAGATCAAATCCACAAAACATTCTCTGATGTTCATAACAGAAACTTGTACTTTGTACTTAAGAATATGAAACTCTTGTTAAATCCACAATAATTAACAGATTCATGAGACATAATTaacagattcatcaattatgaatataatcataatcGTAGATTCATTAGTtatgaatataaataaaattatggtCCTCGATTAcagtttttaataaagtttctttTCGTCCGTcaaagagaaatctaaagttcttaaggatACTTTGTAATTGGAATGTCAAATCATCgattaattcagaaaatactcataTGGATTCATTATGTACGCTTTCATATTAATAtgtttcttaattattatagAATTTTATGCATATTATTGTGGATTtaacaagttatatatatatatatatatatatatatatatatatatatatatatatatatatatatatatatatatgtatatgtatgtatgtatggcatattaaaattaattatgattaatatGTTATTCTCAAGTTTGCAAAAAATATACATGTAAACTCTTTGAAAGAAAATTCTTCAAAATATTGAGACCCATCGTCCATGAATATACATACTCTTCTCGTTAAATCCATCCCAAAAACTCTTAAGGTTACTTACTAATCAGTCATAGCTAACAGTAGGTATTTTGAGtttagaaataagaaaaagaagggTTCAGCTCTCGTCATCCCATGAGAACAAAATGGTTGTTCTACTACCGTCACCAATTAAGTCAACTCTGGAATCCAACTTGCAATCCACCCACAGTACAACAGTGGATGAAGCCACCGTGATCCTCTCTGTACCTTTCTTCTGATCTTTCTTTTTTAGGTCATTGTGACTTCCTCCAGCATCAAAGAAGATTACTAGACGTCCCCCAATGCATTCTCGAGTGTCACCTTCATCATCATAACCGGTGTAGCCAGTAAAAAAGCCTGTTCAAACAAAATGCAGGCAGCATTTATATAAAAGTTTTGCAATGATAAAGACAACTGCAGAATAATTTGTTTCTTCTACCTTTTGTCTGGTACACCACCCAAATTTCTAATGCTATACATCATCCATTACATGTATCTATCAGGTTTGTGCAACCTAATACATTTATTAAAGGTAAAACAAAAGAGATTTAGTAGATGGGGCATCACTATTAGGGTAGTCCAACCACCAACTACAATTAATTCCAGAGTTTAAATAAAGGATATGGGTTCACTGCAGGATCATGTCCTATCTATTGTTCCATTTTAAACCCTGCACCAGGCAGGATCCTATCTATTACTTGACAAGGATGACCAACGAAACCTAGATGCAAACCTTTGAGTTTGACATACGAACAAATCCCCATTTGGCCAACCTTACAAATATATACACCGGGGCTAACATTTTCAAGTCTTCATTGATCCAAACAATCCTGCAAGCAATGAAGGCTGTGGTGAGATTGCTGCCTGCCCTTTTCATCTTGCAAGCCATCTTCGCTGCGACGACGGGTGATGCTCGCTACCTGAGGGAGCACAGCCGGTGCGATGAGTTTTATGCGGCAGAGGAAGGTGAGACACTTCAAACCATCAGTGTAAAGTGCAACAATATCTTCATTCTGGAAGACAATCCTCAGATCAACGACACCGATGATGTCGGGCCAGGAACAGTGCTGTATATGCGGCAGATGTGAAATCTGTAATATTGTATGCATCACACAGAATCCTTTGTAACTTTTTATTTCTAATCCTGAAaacataaatgagaaaataatATGTGCAGATAGAACATATGTGAACTCTCTGTCCCgtcatatatttatgcatcaaataTTTAAAAGTTAGTTAAATAGGACCAAACCAGCTGTGGTAATACTGATAGTAACGATTCTGGTTGCCGGATATTTGCGGAGGCTGTGTTCCTTCACTAGTTTTGCTCTTGGAAAAGGGCATGTTTTGCTGCCACAGAGCCACAGCAGGTTGCTTGCTGTATATTACGAGCATTGCATTTTGAACAACCAATAACTGTTCACCAATTGGCAAACAGTCAACTGCTGATCCCGATGCACATGCCTCGGGAGAACTGTAAATGCTTACCTTGAAAAAGAACAGCAAAAATTTATGCCATAagagaaaatttaaaatatgtgaTCAGCCTGTAATGTCTCGTCTAACTTGGCAAATCACGGTAGACTCTAAAACACAAATTGTCTCATCCAAAGTAATGATGGATGAGACAATTCACTAAATGGTTTCTAAAAACATTCTACAAAAGCATCAGCAAGAGAAAATGATAGGAAGCCAAGCATAACAAATTTTTTCCCATGTCTTATCAACTTATTTTGTTATTTCTCCTCACTTTTTCTTATTCTACTAGGAAGAAAACTTTTCCTAAGATTTTATCTTCCTTACCATGTAATCTTGTTCCTATGTATTCTTCTTTCTTTGCAGCCAATATAGAACCTAAATGAGACTCCAAGTATAATTAGTAATATTAACCCTCCTAAAAGAAGTTAAAAATGAAATTAGATTGAAATGAAAGAGGCTCAAATAATACACTAGCCAATAAAGTTCACAAACTCTCACATCCCAGATTTATAAAaggaataataaattaatattttattattcataatttacataataaacttccttttttattttttttaaattcaaatccttatctttacaatagtaaatattctattaattaaaaaaatgatcacACAAAGTCTCTTCCACCTCGGTTTCCTCGGCTTCAAATCTATTATAAAGTAGTAgattactttaaaaataaatataagataaaacatATCAACaagaatctcaaaaaaattataaaaataatctttaatattcatgaaatataaataaatatcaataattcaataagaaattataatatgtcgattcatcataaaacttatgcaataGAAAaacgatgataatttcttacataataaataaaatcatgcatcagctaCATACAATACATACATAATAACTAAAAAACAAAGGCGTACATTACACCCAATGGTGCACTCTCCAAACAGTGGATGGAGAGACATATTCCACGGGATGAATTCCTCCTAATAGCGGAtgaagataatccatatcgcattCCCAACAACGGATGAAGTAGTATCCCTCACCCGCCTAAGTGGGGATatgttcctcccaacaacggatggaggaaccatctaaccatcacgtctgacggtctgctaatccccgaagggaatcgccatacctgccctcggGAGGGATATATAAATATCCataatcattcatttacactcatccatTCAACACATGCatcgagaaatcaatatgattaaacatTATGAGATATCATATAAATCtaatagactatgttcattggtggctccgcactatgatgggcccgtagctcctttcacaggttgcactcccaatgtaAACTACTAGTCAAATCACATCTGCTACATGAtactaatcatatcaatatcataaacataagaaaatagaaaaccaataatcattttcaaatgatatcttcagataaaacctttaaattcatcaaatcataaaggcataaaacatcaatctctcaatagtcatcaatcaaccaaaaccctaattggaatagctcaattgacttaaaccaaattcAATTCGATGATGATCAAACGGAAAcaacctcaaatccttatagaatcggtctggaatcaccctagactGGTCTAATCTAGATTTAATTGATCTCAATTAGGTCAAGTAgatttgaactagtcaagttagtaTGGAACCACCCTAAACTGACTTTAACCGATCAAACCTatctgatttagtcaattaacgagctcaaaccaatagagggagaggaaattggactatgtcgtatagtgctagCCCAAATCGAACCAACCCACCTGTCTTAGATGGGTCACATACACTACATATGCCTGTTCCAAGTAATAGGTTAAGTTGAGGTACAATAGGCTAGATAGAGGAGCAATGATGTGTCTAATGCCAATCGCATAGTTGGACatgcttaacttcatggactaagCTAAGCCTTATACATAAGTTGAGCTGAGCCTTACCACTAAACTAGGCCATGGCTCGTGAGTTAGTCGTACCTAGACatatgagttggggtcgtatctgaccacATGGATTGGGTCGTACCTAGTCGCATGAGCTGGGACAAATATAGCCACATAGATCGGATCATACCTGGCCACATGGGTTGGATCATGCCTGATCATATGGATTAGGTCGTACCTTATCATATGGGCTAGCTCCTACCTGGCCACATGAGCCGGGTCATGCCTAGACACATGAGTTAGGCTATACTTGGCCACATGGGCTGAGTCGATCTGGTCTAATAGATCAACctgactcaagtcagaccccaattaaACTCctcttaaaatatttaaagaatgactcaaatcCATTAATTAAATTCATgaccttaaatttaaaactaattacaataTAGAAATTCACACATTCTTCTTaataacatagatatatctaattaaataaattaaaactattatgttaatccaaaaataagaattttaataattaaaccaAGATTAAAATTTAGTTAAGCTTCaaagatcaatataaatcaaataatcattctaacatcacaaaataattatcattatttactaatcatgaaatttcgaaattaaaacatcatattataaaatcataacaatctcaacatcaagatttcaaaatataaatcaaagctagTTAAAAAAGAAATGATCCTATCTCTCCTCGACCATTCTTTTCTCGATATCATCTCCTCGGGAAGTCCTCATCTCAATCCTCCTATTATTAAACTCGGTGAGGAAGGAGGGAGGAGTAGTCCCAATTATATAATAGAAGATGAGATCTCTccaaaaggtaagtaataatttaattcttatttttaatttatttttaatttcttttcacatacaaagagagaaatataatattcatttcttaaaGTTCACACACGAAAATAgaatataaactatttacttcctaaaaatcaaatcactcattagaaaataaattaattaataatttaattgattagtagaatttctAACTTATTCAcgaaatcaaatttaatcatttctttaactatagtacacaaatataaaagttaataataaattaatacatcatttatagta
The window above is part of the Musa acuminata AAA Group cultivar baxijiao chromosome BXJ2-6, Cavendish_Baxijiao_AAA, whole genome shotgun sequence genome. Proteins encoded here:
- the LOC103974046 gene encoding uncharacterized protein LOC103974046; protein product: MGSSDSPLSISSSPNPREMREEESEEDEEEEEEIQWRGWRDEEPWPRKSGEVMLEGYVDAKGGGEQATNGVARTKSLTDDDLEELKGCLDLGFGFSYEEIPDLCNTLPALELCYSMSQRFLDEKQQQNRSIDRSSSSESLDLSALPPSPPIANWKFSSPGDDPDEVKARLRYWAQAVAFTLRLCKK